A DNA window from Drosophila pseudoobscura strain MV-25-SWS-2005 chromosome 2, UCI_Dpse_MV25, whole genome shotgun sequence contains the following coding sequences:
- the LOC13036270 gene encoding uncharacterized protein, with amino-acid sequence MIFKFDLLTLLSISNMIWNAICVDKAQLESVQCGDCKKTQSGCPRVESPGIYCENIADQEKIRPKEKHSNRAADNGLFSACVPDNYEQIGEIWDWCCFWNAEIGCQQLRGRFYNQNSSWNEDETCDLCLQSCDCHSKDHVSRNRLSRVLVLCLTIIRIY; translated from the exons ATGATTTTCAAATTTGATCTACTAACCCTGTTGAGCATCTCAAACATGATATGGAACGCAATCTGTG TCGATAAGGCTCAATTGGAGTCGGTACAGTGCGGCGATTGTAAGAAGACTCAGTCCGGTTGTCCGAGAGTCGAATCCCCCGGCATCTACTGTGAAAATATCGCAGATCAAGAGAAAATAagaccaaaagaaaaacactccAATAGAGCCGCTGACAATGGATTATTTTCGGCATGTGTGCCAGATAATTACGAACAGATTG GTGAGATATGGGACTGGTGCTGCTTTTGGAACGCGGAAATAGGATGTCAACAACTTAGGGGACGCTTCTATAATCAGAACTCTAGCTGGAACGAGGATGAGACCTGTGATCTCTGTCTGCAATCGTGTGACTGTCATTCAAAAGACCATGTATCCCGAAATCGCCTTTCCAGGGTACTCGTCCTCTGCCTCACTATTATCCgaatatattaa
- the LOC13036443 gene encoding uncharacterized protein translates to MFIKFGLVSLLSISIITWNSFYVNGTEFESPKCVSCDEFQEPCAGLETSGISCDNATDREKFKEKKTATNGTLAQCVPDEYEVTGILWEMCCIWNPKMGCRQIAGHYHQQTEHWNDYCMYCLHICGCGTGRIEARNGLTRVLLLCYTIIGIYSKLLYIYEIY, encoded by the exons atgtttattaaatttggTCTAGTAAGTCTGTTGAGCATCTCAATCATAACATGGAACTCTTTTTATG TCAATGGGACTGAATTTGAGTCACCAAAGTGCGTGAGCTGTGACGAATTTCAAGAGCCGTGCGCTGGTCTTGAAACCTCCGGCATCTCCTGCGATAATGCAACAGATCGAGagaaatttaaagaaaagaaaaccgcTACAAATGGAACACTTGCACAATGTGTGCCCGATGAATACGAAGTGACAG GTATTTTATGGGAAATGTGCTGCATATGGAACCCGAAAATGGGATGCCGACAGATTGCGGGACACTACCATCAGCAGACTGAACACTGGAATGATTACTGTATGTACTGTCTGCACATATGCGGCTGCGGAACAGGAAGAATTGAAGCTAGAAATGGCCTTACCAGAGTACTGCTGCTTTGCTACACTATTATCGGAATTTACTCTAAACTATTGTACATATACGAAATATACTAA